The window AGATCCTGGCAGGCCGCTTGACGGGGGGAGTGCTCGTCACGCGCTATGGCCACAGCCTTCCGTTGAAGAAGCTGGAGTTGATGGAAGCAGGCCACCCGCTCCCCGACGCGAACAGCGTCGCTGCGGGCGCACGCATCGCCCACATGGCCGAGAGCCAGATCACGCCCCGGGACCTTGTGTTCTGTCTCCTGTCCGGGGGCGGCTCGGCATTGCTCGCCGCTCCTGCCCCAGGCATCACATGGGAAGAAAAACTCCTCTGCACCCGCCTGCTCCTGAACAGCGGTGCCACTATTCGGGAGACCAACGCCATCCGCAAGCACATCTCGAGCCTGAAGGGAGGCGGGTTGGCCCGCCTCCTCGCTTCCGTTCCCGTCATATCACTGATCCTGTCCGACGTAGTCGGTGACGAGTTGGACTCCATCGCTTCCGGCCCCCTGGTTCCCGACACGACGACCTTCCTTCAGTGCGAGGAGATACTGCGCAAGCTGCAGATCGAGGACCTGGTTCCCCCCGCGGTAAGGAAACGCCTGAAGGCGGGCGCAGGCGGGCGAATCCCCGAGAACCCCAGGCCGGGCGATCCGATCTTTCGGAGAAAGATTCATCTCATCGTGGGAAGCAACGCGCAGGCCTGCGGCGCGGCTGCCCGCACTGCGCGACGCCTCGGGTATCATGCCCTGGTGCTCACCTCCCGCCTCGAAGGCGACACCGGTGAAGCTGCGCGTTTCCATCTGAGCATTCTCAGGGAAATCGTGGCCGAGGGGAGGCCGTTGCGGCGGCCGGCTTGCCTCATCAGCGGCGGCGAAACCACGGTCCGGGTGCTCGGAAAAGGCAGCGGCGGCCGCAATCAGGAATTCTCGCTCCATTGCGTGCGCGGGCTCGCACACCTCCCCGCCCCCTGTGTGGCAGCCTCCCTGGCCACGGACGGCACGGATGGCCCCACCGATGCCGCC is drawn from Terriglobia bacterium and contains these coding sequences:
- a CDS encoding glycerate kinase — encoded protein: MSGQHQLRSDAACIWTAALRAVDPAAAVRRFVSRTGSELAVGERRFDLDKVKHVWVLGAGKAAAPMAQALEKILAGRLTGGVLVTRYGHSLPLKKLELMEAGHPLPDANSVAAGARIAHMAESQITPRDLVFCLLSGGGSALLAAPAPGITWEEKLLCTRLLLNSGATIRETNAIRKHISSLKGGGLARLLASVPVISLILSDVVGDELDSIASGPLVPDTTTFLQCEEILRKLQIEDLVPPAVRKRLKAGAGGRIPENPRPGDPIFRRKIHLIVGSNAQACGAAARTARRLGYHALVLTSRLEGDTGEAARFHLSILREIVAEGRPLRRPACLISGGETTVRVLGKGSGGRNQEFSLHCVRGLAHLPAPCVAASLATDGTDGPTDAAGALVDNTALARSLRFGAAFFADCLNDNNSYEFFRRLGDLIVTGPTRTNVMDLHMLLVG